The proteins below are encoded in one region of Effusibacillus dendaii:
- a CDS encoding MFS transporter, protein MSNLTGDNRAASWWFVIVGILLNVAALGFARFAYGVIMPFMMNDMRLSYGQAGLLGTATASGYLSMVMFAGAMTAKWGAKRVVLWGSTLVSLSLLGLGLLSFYAWSFTMMLLAGVGTAMIFTPLVALLVGWFPNKRGVVIGFIGSGAGIGSLLNGYLIPFLIDSFPRWGWRVPWILFGLIACCITLLAAVILRNPPELQKRVGVTRQDAFREVYKKKEVLLVAVIYFFNGLPYMVCMTFLFGFMVERQIDPAAAGQIVALGGLISITSGPVWGYVSDKIGRRLALVVGLAITTVGMLIPVLAPGFLGFLTSQIIIGFTVGGMLSLIQASSTDQVRPVFMGASLGYVTVFFAVGQLLGPGIAGYLIDRVGGFPSAFLFAALMFLIAVPFAMRLRPPAHSPIPVGRTEYQREV, encoded by the coding sequence ATGAGCAATTTGACAGGAGACAATAGGGCCGCCAGTTGGTGGTTCGTGATTGTTGGGATACTGCTGAATGTGGCTGCATTAGGTTTTGCGCGGTTTGCTTACGGGGTCATCATGCCGTTTATGATGAACGATATGCGGCTTTCCTACGGACAGGCGGGGTTGTTAGGAACTGCCACAGCGTCAGGTTATCTCAGCATGGTAATGTTTGCTGGCGCAATGACGGCAAAATGGGGGGCGAAGCGGGTCGTTTTATGGGGCAGTACTTTGGTCAGTCTCAGTTTGTTGGGGCTTGGTCTGCTGTCCTTCTATGCATGGAGCTTCACGATGATGCTTCTGGCAGGTGTCGGTACGGCGATGATCTTTACTCCTCTCGTGGCGCTGTTGGTGGGGTGGTTTCCCAATAAAAGAGGTGTCGTGATCGGATTTATAGGCAGCGGAGCGGGGATTGGAAGTCTGTTGAATGGCTACCTGATTCCATTTTTGATCGATTCGTTCCCACGGTGGGGATGGCGAGTGCCATGGATCTTGTTCGGTCTGATTGCCTGCTGCATCACTCTGCTGGCGGCAGTGATTCTCCGCAACCCGCCAGAGCTGCAGAAAAGGGTAGGAGTGACCAGGCAGGATGCTTTTCGTGAAGTATACAAGAAAAAGGAAGTATTGCTCGTTGCAGTGATTTACTTTTTTAACGGGCTGCCCTATATGGTTTGCATGACATTTTTGTTCGGATTTATGGTTGAACGGCAAATCGACCCGGCAGCAGCAGGGCAAATCGTCGCGTTGGGAGGGTTGATTTCGATTACCAGCGGGCCAGTATGGGGATATGTTTCTGATAAAATTGGCAGGAGGCTGGCGTTGGTAGTTGGTTTGGCAATCACGACGGTCGGGATGTTAATCCCTGTTCTGGCTCCCGGTTTTTTAGGATTCTTGACGTCTCAAATTATTATCGGATTTACTGTTGGCGGTATGCTTTCCCTGATACAGGCATCCTCAACCGATCAGGTGCGTCCCGTTTTTATGGGAGCGTCACTTGGATATGTGACCGTGTTTTTCGCGGTAGGACAGCTGTTGGGACCCGGAATCGCCGGTTATTTGATTGATCGGGTGGGCGGTTTCCCCAGTGCGTTTTTGTTTGCCGCACTGATGTTTCTGATCGCCGTGCCATTCGCGA